TAAGTGAAAAAATGGCAGCTTCAATTTGGAGTCTACAACTTCATACCATCTCAGTTCCGGTACCACTTCTCACTTCATATTTTAAACAGTCTCTTTCTGTTTAATCATCACTAATTTTTCTACATTTAAATGTTTCAAAAGCTTCGAAGTCCAGTCAACTTCAGAACCGATTATTTGTTGGATTATGCATTCCAGAGGTATACTAATAGTAGTACTAGGAAGAGGACCTTCAAGAAGCTTGACGTAGTTGCCAATGGTGATGCCAAGAATTCGAAGAATCTTCCACACCAAGTTATGCTTGTCAAGTCCGACAAGCCGAGTTTACCTCTTCTACTACAACACGCTGTTACCAAATTACAAGAGAGCGTCAAATCTCTCCCTCCCGCTTCCCTCCTGGTAATTGGCTCAacataaatacatttttttttgttctctGTTATCTTATGATGTTTGGTTGTGTATTTAGGTTTTCCCTTTTTCCATTTTAATAAACTGCGTACTGTGATGGTGCAAGCTTCTCATGTTTCATCTGGGCTCTCTATAATTCTGATTTGATGTTCAGATCCAGTTCAATGCATTTATTGATGAAACTCATGATTGAAAGCAGCTTAGACCTTGCATTCACTTTAATTTAGAGACCTGGGCTCTCAGATGGAGGCCATGTTTGGCACGAAATCATAAAGGTTTGAGGACCCATTGGTCAAAGGAAAGGGAAGGTCCTGCTTTCTCCATTTTGGCCTTTTCCCTTTAATAGATGTGTTTTAATTGCAGGTAAAGAAACATTCTGGTGCTAGTGTAGCAATTGCTCATTGAAGATCGTCACCGCTTGAATGGAATTAAAGGGTCCATTGCTCATTGAAATTCTTAATCTTTAAATTTCGCTCCTTGTTCTGCCATACACTGTTCACCTCccctcttttctttattttaagtcaatCTTTTtgcatttcttttatttcttgtaCATTTTTGTGGATTGCTTCCTTGTGTGCCTTCAATTGTCTGTATCATCTAAAGTACATTCAAAGGGTTAGACTTCATAACTTCTCTTTTCCCATGCTATTGTGCTATGTGAGTGCACTAttagaattttaattttgatctctattatgcatgatttcctTGTTCATAATGTTCTACTTAATGAGGTTTTGATTTAACTTGCATTTTGTGCTGGGTTATCAAATGAGTATGTTAGTATTGTTTTTTGAAATTGTTGAATCCTCTGTTTAGAATCCCTGTTTTGCCTGAAATTTAATTGGGTATGCGATTGTGTGTTGCAAGGTATTCCTCGTTATGGGTGTTAATTACAAATCATTTGGGTCTGAGTCATATATGTTTTGGGTGAATTCTGAGTAATCCCATACCtaatgaaatataaaattttgcTAGATGATAGATGGGTGATTTCATTCTTAATGACTAATTTGTCATTTTGTGGTGGTTGGATTAGTTTATAGGGAGTTCTGAGTATTTACGTTGATGTATAGCTTGTGGGTTGTTGAAATCATCGCATAAATTTTGCATGTTAAGCTATAAATATACTGTGGGGATGAAAACTTTGAAAGATTGgtttaaattatgaaattggACATGTTGGCGAGCATCTGTGCGCTTGCCTAACATTTTAAGGGTCGCCAAAGGGCTGTTTTTATCGACCTTTGTGCTTCAATTGCTAGTCCTTTCGGTATATTTTAGAGAGCTCCTGATGGCTCACCAAACTCGGTAGGTGACTCGCTCTTCTGCATATTTCCTCATCCTTTATTCCCATGGATTGATGTTATTGGTTTGTTTTGCTCTGTTTTGTTTTGCGAGCTCATGCAAGCTCGCCAATGGTTTCGTCGACTCGCCTAACCACATGGCCTCTCGCACAATTGTTGGGATTTGAGCTTCTCttgtgttataccccatacttttgtaccttggaaggttcctaagttacttaagcttcttaagtttcttggagcTACTTAAAGATCttgagcttcttaaaagttaccatgtgagacggataatctataacgctaccaaataaCTTCAGGGAAGGGACAATGAGATACCctaaaatagagaagattggaaatagggtcgtaagaatccgaaaggagttaGAGACCAAaaagtgagtcgtaggactcgacttagttacttaagctaccaacttggaaatcttacgtacttaaactacgtgagtacataccaagcttatgtagcaagaattacataggttcgtaagcaagacgagattacgaacccacgaagagaagaagagagcaacacgtggcagcatgggaaagtgccacatggaagtagCTGgagatgccacatggcagcagatacagcaagggggtgggccccatatgccatgtggcagcccctaagtggagaaggtggtgcattggccctatgatggcttgacacatgtcaccacttggggcttaacacgtgtcacctcctaaagtggcctatatatataatttatgacttttatggtcatctttatcctataagtttcattcttatttccaaaagacaagaaaattctagagaaaagaagagaagagaaacttaagctagagagaagaaagagctacggttttgggaggagaaaaaagtaagttctccgattccgttccatgaattaattatatggggtataccataaagttatgaaggtgttattaatgtaaatatatGGTTTGGATTATCCCCAAAACGTTAGCAAACAGTCACgaagttttaggcgcgctaaaggaacttccgaggcaagtttcgacgagtttgacaagttttgggcaaggtaagggcttccctttcaaattagagtttatgatattgttatgaggtatattacatgtcttaaataaggttagaagtagaaaaattgcataaggatgcatGGCTTtagaaacaaaataaattaaagtggTTGTaactaaatcgaagtcgagtagtgggctgtcgttgtggtgctgcgggtgaagATGGttggtgttacaccccacacttttaaactcagaatgtatcttaagttccttagacattatcatgtgagccggatacgctatgacactatcaaacgactctaaggaggggagagtgtgataccccatagtagagaaggttgaaaatagagtcataagaatccagaaggaattggagtcTAGGTGATGAGTCAcaggactcgatttacccatGTAAGATACAAACTTGGAAGTCCTACATaccaaagctacttgagtacgtaccaagcttacgtagcacggattacataggctcttaaaataagatgagattacgaacccacgaggaggaggagaagatgacgcgtggcagccaatgatgGTGtaacatgtggcagcacctcaagaaatcAGGTGAAcaacctgcttggggtcaactaggtgacccacttgcttgggggaggtgggccccactgccacgtggcagccccaccttACTTGTATGGACACGGtagcccaataagggctggacatgtgtcccccttaggggatgacatgtgtcacctatTGGGAccccatatatgtatgtatatgtaacatatacttcagttcctaCACTTAAATCTACaggaaaacaaagaaaacaaaccctaagtctagagagaaactagcgacgGCTTGGACGAAAAAATAGGTtaagtcccaattttgttccacaaattaattatttagcatATCCTATG
The genomic region above belongs to Solanum dulcamara chromosome 5, daSolDulc1.2, whole genome shotgun sequence and contains:
- the LOC129890520 gene encoding uncharacterized protein LOC129890520 → MAASIWSLQLHTISVPLRSPVNFRTDYLLDYAFQRYTNSSTRKRTFKKLDVVANGDAKNSKNLPHQVMLVKSDKPSLPLLLQHAVTKLQESVKSLPPASLLVKKHSGASVAIAH